From Nonlabens sp. Ci31, the proteins below share one genomic window:
- a CDS encoding DUF4126 domain-containing protein — protein sequence MTDIILSICLGIGLAASVGFRVFIPLLFASIAAYLGIIPLHESWQWAGSITAVIVLGVAAVVELLAYYIPYIDNLLDTISVPLAAIAGTAVMVSVMGDLNPVITWSLAVIAGGGTAAAISTTTSAVRASSTATTGGLGNPVVSTIEAGFSSVLSVLSIAFAPLAVIVVFFLLIGIRKLYKKLFKKKKEAVAD from the coding sequence ATGACGGATATTATTTTAAGTATTTGTCTAGGAATAGGACTTGCCGCAAGTGTCGGTTTTAGAGTATTTATACCGCTTCTTTTTGCAAGTATTGCGGCATATTTAGGTATTATACCTCTTCATGAAAGCTGGCAATGGGCTGGAAGTATTACGGCTGTGATTGTTTTGGGCGTTGCCGCTGTGGTAGAATTACTGGCTTATTACATTCCTTATATAGACAATTTACTAGACACAATTTCAGTACCGCTGGCTGCTATCGCTGGTACTGCTGTGATGGTAAGTGTTATGGGTGATTTGAATCCGGTAATTACTTGGTCGCTTGCCGTTATCGCCGGTGGAGGAACTGCCGCTGCTATTTCTACCACAACATCTGCCGTTCGTGCTAGCAGTACCGCAACCACTGGTGGATTAGGTAATCCAGTAGTAAGTACCATAGAAGCTGGTTTTTCTAGTGTGCTATCCGTTCTGTCCATTGCTTTTGCGCCGCTTGCCGTTATAGTAGTTTTCTTTCTTTTGATAGGAATAAGGAAGTTGTATAAGAAATTGTTTAAGAAGAAAAAGGAGGCAGTTGCTGATTAA
- the kdsB gene encoding 3-deoxy-manno-octulosonate cytidylyltransferase, translated as MKKIAVIPARFEASRFPGKLMKDLCGKSVILRTYEAALNTGLFDQVLVATDSKVIYDEIINNGGEAVMSRRDHQTGSDRIAEAVENYKADIVINVQGDEPFTNQADLKKLIEVFENDPKKEISLASLMHEIQDQQDIQNPNNVKVITDLSGHALYFSRSVIPFPRDENLLQPVFKHIGIYAFRKEALLDFYNQSPTPLELSEKIECIRYLEHGKKIKMIATDHLSIGIDTAEDLEKAVVQWNQLHN; from the coding sequence TTGAAAAAAATCGCGGTTATTCCAGCACGTTTTGAAGCCAGTAGATTTCCTGGTAAACTCATGAAGGATCTTTGTGGGAAGTCAGTGATCTTACGTACTTATGAAGCAGCCTTGAACACCGGTCTTTTTGATCAAGTACTCGTTGCGACAGATAGCAAAGTGATCTATGACGAGATTATTAATAATGGGGGAGAAGCGGTAATGAGTCGCAGAGATCACCAAACAGGAAGTGATCGCATTGCAGAAGCAGTAGAGAATTATAAAGCAGATATAGTCATTAATGTTCAAGGAGATGAGCCATTTACCAATCAAGCAGATCTTAAAAAGCTCATTGAAGTATTTGAAAATGATCCAAAGAAAGAAATTTCCTTAGCTTCTCTAATGCACGAAATACAGGATCAACAAGATATTCAAAATCCCAATAATGTAAAAGTGATTACAGATTTGAGTGGTCATGCCTTGTATTTTTCACGTTCTGTGATTCCATTTCCCAGAGACGAGAACCTTTTACAACCCGTTTTTAAACATATAGGGATTTACGCTTTTAGAAAAGAAGCTTTATTAGATTTTTATAATCAATCTCCTACACCATTAGAGTTGTCAGAAAAGATAGAGTGTATACGGTATTTGGAGCATGGTAAGAAAATCAAAATGATTGCTACAGATCACTTAAGTATAGGAATTGACACAGCAGAAGACTTAGAGAAAGCAGTAGTCCAATGGAATCAACTGCATAACTGA
- a CDS encoding GNAT family N-acetyltransferase → MDTSATLEVTDNEFLRQYECRKGDMMAKIEYAQQERKIFLTKLIMPEELEDDVEFRNEFLTAVFENIKNEKELKVVPTHPKIAGFVRKNRLKYKDMLPVGIAI, encoded by the coding sequence ATGGATACCTCCGCTACCCTTGAAGTTACTGACAATGAATTTTTACGTCAGTACGAATGTCGCAAAGGCGATATGATGGCAAAAATAGAATATGCCCAGCAAGAAAGAAAAATTTTCCTTACTAAATTAATCATGCCTGAAGAACTTGAGGACGATGTGGAGTTTAGAAACGAATTTTTAACTGCTGTTTTTGAAAACATAAAAAATGAGAAAGAACTCAAAGTGGTTCCTACTCATCCTAAAATTGCAGGTTTTGTAAGAAAAAACCGATTGAAATACAAGGATATGCTTCCGGTTGGAATTGCTATTTAA
- a CDS encoding alpha/beta fold hydrolase, protein MRHVYLMPGMAASSLIFENIQLPENEFTLHYLEWMIPEKKESLTSYVRRLLTLVTHENPVLIGVSFGGIIVQEMAKQITVDKLILISTVKSNKEFPRRMRFSRRLGLHKIFPTRLVESFDVLSSYSFGIASKKIEMYKKYLSVNSSIYLDWALDTIINWDQEESLPGVIHIHGDADPVFPIKYINDCIVIPKGTHVMIVNRYRWFNEHLPALILS, encoded by the coding sequence ATGAGACACGTTTACCTTATGCCGGGTATGGCAGCTTCTTCTTTAATTTTCGAGAATATACAACTTCCTGAAAATGAATTTACTCTTCATTATTTAGAATGGATGATCCCTGAAAAAAAGGAAAGTTTGACTTCGTATGTCAGACGCTTATTAACATTAGTCACTCACGAAAACCCGGTTCTTATAGGGGTTTCTTTCGGCGGTATAATTGTTCAGGAAATGGCAAAACAGATAACCGTAGATAAACTTATTCTTATCTCTACCGTTAAATCTAACAAAGAATTTCCTAGAAGGATGCGGTTTTCCAGAAGGCTAGGCTTGCATAAAATTTTCCCTACTCGTCTTGTAGAAAGTTTTGATGTATTGAGTTCATACAGTTTTGGTATTGCTTCTAAGAAAATAGAAATGTATAAAAAATACCTTTCTGTAAATAGCTCTATTTACCTAGACTGGGCGCTGGACACCATTATCAACTGGGATCAAGAAGAATCCTTACCTGGTGTTATTCATATTCATGGCGATGCAGATCCTGTTTTTCCTATTAAATACATTAACGATTGCATTGTTATTCCTAAGGGGACTCATGTAATGATTGTGAACAGATACCGCTGGTTCAATGAACATTTGCCAGCACTTATTCTTTCATGA
- a CDS encoding lytic transglycosylase domain-containing protein, translating to MKKILLGAGIAIVFIVIISAIQQGGAASAIATLNTSTDVKVEKRVQNYNVYSINLPKSLDFAGEAVPLNQPDIRERVDREFLVNTYWQSNGILLIKRAQKYFPIIEPILAENGVPDDFKYLAVIESGLQNVTSPAGARGFWQIMTGTGRELGLEVNDNVDERYHIEMATKAACDYLKESKSKFGTWTLAGAAYNAGNGGINKQLEAQGVESYYDLLLGEETGRYVFRILAIKEILKSPKNFGFNVNPSHGYEVIPTKNVLVDYEVDDLSAFAKANNINYKILKIHNPWLREPRLDNKSKKEYAIAIPEKGYYN from the coding sequence ATGAAAAAAATACTTTTAGGGGCTGGAATAGCCATCGTTTTTATAGTAATCATTAGTGCTATCCAACAAGGAGGAGCTGCTTCTGCAATTGCTACCTTGAATACATCGACTGATGTAAAAGTTGAAAAACGTGTACAAAATTATAATGTTTACAGTATCAACTTACCTAAAAGTCTTGATTTTGCTGGTGAAGCAGTACCGCTTAACCAACCAGATATAAGAGAACGAGTTGATCGTGAGTTTCTAGTAAATACCTATTGGCAATCTAATGGGATATTACTTATTAAAAGAGCTCAGAAATATTTTCCAATAATTGAGCCTATTCTTGCAGAAAACGGTGTGCCAGACGATTTTAAATATCTAGCGGTTATAGAAAGTGGTTTACAAAATGTTACTTCTCCAGCTGGAGCCAGAGGTTTTTGGCAAATTATGACAGGAACAGGTAGGGAATTAGGATTGGAAGTAAATGATAATGTTGACGAGCGCTACCATATAGAAATGGCGACCAAAGCGGCATGCGATTATTTAAAAGAAAGCAAATCAAAATTTGGAACCTGGACTCTTGCTGGAGCTGCCTATAATGCCGGTAACGGAGGAATCAATAAACAGTTAGAAGCGCAAGGAGTTGAAAGTTATTACGATCTTCTTTTAGGAGAAGAAACTGGTCGTTATGTTTTTAGAATTCTAGCTATCAAAGAGATTCTTAAAAGCCCGAAAAACTTTGGCTTTAACGTAAATCCCAGTCATGGGTATGAAGTTATTCCTACTAAAAATGTTTTGGTAGATTATGAGGTGGATGATCTTTCCGCTTTCGCGAAAGCGAATAACATCAATTATAAAATTCTTAAAATTCACAACCCTTGGCTAAGAGAGCCTAGGTTAGATAATAAATCAAAAAAGGAATATGCCATCGCTATTCCTGAAAAGGGATACTACAATTAA
- the cls gene encoding cardiolipin synthase, with amino-acid sequence MINWILSNWFTSLLIINYLVALSAAFFLIRSNQNPRKTLSSLLFLVALPFIGLGIYYFFGLEYRKSKIFKRKELTAHKLIKDWNTRLYLSDEKLTEYENDFLEERVKLVRLLNYNQSAALTLQNDLKVLINGKQTFKSIFKDLDEAKDHIHLDYFIIQDDRIGSQFIDKLIAARKRGIEVKLIYDSVGSNISRNAKGRMKDAGIEFHAFMPVLFSNFTRKANYRNHRKICIVDGHIGYLGGINISDDYINTKEDPSKLYWRDTHLRIEGHAVKSMQLQWLLNWYFVCDHIKNETDLVIPDSYFPEIDEKKNKPVQIAASGPDTDWANIMEAIFMAITTAEKSIKITTPYFIPNEAIFTALKSAARGGVKVDIMVPKKGDSWAARYASRSYFREILESGVKIHWYHRGMLHAKTMVVDEEFATIGTSNMDYRSFDINFEINALIFDEDISEELNDQFYKDLDYCEQVVIEKWVKRDKWNKMKESFCRLWAPLL; translated from the coding sequence ATGATTAATTGGATTCTTTCTAACTGGTTTACGAGTCTTCTTATCATCAATTATTTGGTGGCGCTGAGTGCTGCATTTTTTCTTATAAGAAGCAATCAAAATCCAAGAAAGACACTTTCTTCCCTTTTATTTTTAGTTGCTCTTCCTTTTATAGGTTTAGGTATTTATTATTTCTTCGGACTCGAATATAGAAAGTCAAAGATCTTTAAACGCAAAGAATTGACTGCACACAAACTAATTAAGGATTGGAACACAAGGTTATATTTGTCAGATGAGAAGTTAACGGAGTATGAAAATGATTTTTTAGAAGAAAGAGTAAAATTAGTCCGACTTTTAAATTACAACCAATCTGCAGCTCTTACCTTACAAAATGATCTAAAAGTTCTTATCAACGGAAAGCAAACCTTTAAAAGTATTTTTAAAGATCTAGATGAAGCAAAAGATCATATACACCTAGACTATTTTATTATTCAAGATGATCGTATAGGAAGTCAGTTTATCGATAAATTAATTGCTGCTCGTAAACGAGGCATAGAGGTAAAACTCATATACGATTCTGTTGGAAGTAATATTTCTAGAAATGCAAAAGGCAGAATGAAAGATGCAGGAATAGAATTCCACGCATTTATGCCGGTGTTGTTTTCAAACTTTACCCGTAAAGCAAATTATAGAAATCACCGTAAGATTTGTATAGTCGACGGTCATATAGGTTACTTAGGGGGTATTAATATAAGTGATGATTATATAAACACTAAAGAGGATCCTTCTAAACTATACTGGAGAGACACTCATTTACGTATAGAAGGGCATGCTGTAAAAAGTATGCAATTACAGTGGTTGCTTAACTGGTACTTTGTTTGTGACCATATTAAAAATGAAACGGATCTTGTAATTCCAGACTCTTATTTTCCTGAAATAGACGAGAAGAAAAATAAACCTGTACAAATAGCCGCAAGTGGTCCAGATACGGATTGGGCAAATATTATGGAGGCTATTTTTATGGCCATCACCACAGCAGAGAAGAGTATTAAAATCACTACACCTTATTTTATTCCTAATGAAGCTATTTTTACGGCACTTAAAAGTGCTGCAAGAGGCGGAGTAAAAGTAGACATCATGGTACCTAAGAAAGGGGATAGTTGGGCAGCGAGATATGCGAGTCGCTCTTATTTTAGAGAGATTCTTGAAAGTGGCGTAAAAATACACTGGTACCATCGGGGGATGTTGCATGCAAAAACAATGGTGGTAGATGAAGAGTTTGCCACTATAGGAACTTCTAATATGGACTACAGAAGTTTTGATATTAATTTTGAGATCAACGCCCTTATTTTTGACGAAGATATTTCTGAAGAGCTCAATGATCAATTTTATAAAGATTTAGACTATTGTGAACAAGTTGTTATTGAAAAGTGGGTAAAAAGGGATAAATGGAATAAAATGAAAGAGTCTTTTTGTAGATTGTGGGCTCCATTATTATAA
- a CDS encoding sulfite exporter TauE/SafE family protein — MSLTTVLLLLLIGMLAGVLSGSVGVGGGVIMVPLAIWFLGYSQHQAQGMSLAVLAVPVTLLAAYTYHTNGHTLDWRYALIIAVAFVVGGYFGSKIAISLNQQMLKKVFGVILLVVAIKMIFFSSAKGVS, encoded by the coding sequence ATGAGCTTAACAACTGTATTACTACTATTATTAATAGGAATGCTTGCCGGTGTTTTGAGTGGTAGTGTAGGCGTAGGTGGAGGTGTCATTATGGTACCTCTAGCTATCTGGTTTTTAGGGTACTCCCAGCATCAAGCGCAAGGAATGAGCCTGGCTGTGCTGGCTGTACCTGTGACCTTACTCGCTGCTTATACTTATCATACCAACGGTCATACGCTAGACTGGCGTTATGCTCTCATTATTGCAGTAGCATTTGTAGTAGGTGGTTATTTTGGTTCCAAGATCGCTATTAGTCTTAATCAGCAAATGCTTAAAAAGGTATTTGGAGTTATATTATTAGTCGTTGCAATTAAAATGATTTTTTTCTCTAGTGCTAAAGGAGTTAGTTAA
- a CDS encoding DUF2911 domain-containing protein: protein MKKLIVVLSLMLVATTVKAQIDAPQPSPSAKAMQTVGLTEVTLEYSRPAKRGRDIFGELVPFDKLWRTGANSNSMITFSDDVKFAGTDVEAGTYAVYTKPGKKEWTVMLYNDTSNWGNPRTWDEDKVVATATVETKKLKNEVESWTMAINEVSMEGAHLQMMWDETLVAVPFSVPTAAKTQASIDKVMAGPSADDYYSAATFYLDANKNLQQAHEWISEAVEARPEAYWMHRKKSLIEAKMGNKSAAIASAKTSLTLAEEAKNMDYVKLNTDSLKEWGVKM, encoded by the coding sequence ATGAAAAAATTAATAGTTGTTTTAAGTTTAATGCTTGTTGCTACTACTGTTAAGGCTCAGATAGATGCGCCACAACCTAGCCCAAGCGCTAAGGCTATGCAAACCGTAGGTCTTACAGAAGTTACTTTAGAATATTCTCGTCCAGCAAAAAGAGGAAGAGATATTTTTGGAGAGTTAGTGCCATTTGATAAACTGTGGAGAACTGGTGCAAACTCAAATTCCATGATTACATTTTCTGATGATGTCAAATTTGCTGGTACTGACGTAGAAGCAGGGACTTACGCTGTTTACACAAAACCAGGAAAGAAAGAATGGACCGTAATGTTATACAACGATACGAGCAACTGGGGTAACCCTAGAACTTGGGATGAAGATAAAGTAGTGGCTACTGCTACCGTAGAAACTAAAAAATTGAAAAATGAAGTAGAAAGCTGGACCATGGCAATCAACGAAGTTTCTATGGAAGGTGCTCATTTACAAATGATGTGGGATGAAACATTAGTAGCTGTTCCCTTTTCTGTTCCTACAGCTGCAAAAACACAAGCGAGTATCGATAAAGTAATGGCAGGACCATCAGCAGACGATTATTACAGTGCTGCTACTTTTTACTTGGACGCAAATAAAAACTTGCAACAAGCACACGAGTGGATATCTGAAGCCGTGGAAGCGCGTCCTGAAGCTTATTGGATGCACAGAAAAAAATCTCTTATAGAGGCAAAAATGGGTAACAAGTCTGCTGCGATTGCATCGGCAAAAACTTCTTTGACTCTTGCAGAAGAAGCAAAAAATATGGATTACGTAAAATTGAATACAGACAGCCTTAAAGAATGGGGTGTTAAAATGTAA
- a CDS encoding RNA polymerase sigma factor — protein sequence MNLEKIIKQCKKGDIKAQKELYDTYKDGLFVLCLKYSRNREEAEDNLQDSFMVIFTSIEKYKGKGSFEGWMKRIVINKAITLFKRESNFNVLINEDITKDIVIEKSLISAIPLQEILRAVQELPTRYKMVFNLYEMDNYTHKEVAQMLDITEGTSKSNLYRAKVILKESLQKWNTTSKNRSYGN from the coding sequence ATGAATCTAGAAAAAATCATAAAGCAATGTAAAAAAGGAGACATAAAGGCTCAAAAAGAGCTTTATGACACCTATAAAGACGGGCTTTTTGTTTTGTGTTTAAAGTATAGTAGAAATAGAGAAGAGGCTGAAGACAACTTGCAGGATTCTTTTATGGTGATCTTTACTTCCATTGAAAAATATAAGGGTAAAGGTAGTTTTGAAGGATGGATGAAGCGTATAGTGATCAACAAAGCCATCACTTTATTTAAAAGAGAATCTAATTTTAATGTTTTGATTAATGAAGATATTACAAAAGACATCGTCATTGAAAAATCTTTAATAAGCGCTATTCCTTTACAAGAAATTTTAAGAGCAGTGCAAGAATTACCCACGCGATATAAGATGGTGTTCAACCTTTATGAAATGGATAACTACACTCATAAAGAAGTAGCTCAAATGTTGGACATTACTGAGGGCACATCAAAATCAAACCTGTATAGAGCAAAAGTTATCCTTAAAGAAAGCTTACAAAAATGGAATACTACTTCAAAAAATAGATCGTATGGAAACTAA
- a CDS encoding OsmC family protein: protein MKFSRNANAQWEGTGKEGKGNISTQSEVLDKTAYSFGTRFAEGKGTNPEELIGAAHAGCFTMQLSFLLNEEGFTATYLSTDAKVTFEDGEITHITLELTGDVPDISKEKFAEIAKKAKEVCPISKVLKAEISLEIK from the coding sequence ATGAAGTTTTCAAGAAATGCAAATGCCCAATGGGAAGGAACAGGTAAAGAAGGAAAAGGAAATATTTCTACACAAAGTGAAGTGCTAGATAAAACAGCATATTCATTCGGTACGCGCTTTGCAGAAGGTAAAGGAACTAATCCTGAAGAACTAATAGGAGCTGCACATGCGGGTTGCTTTACCATGCAATTGAGTTTTTTACTCAACGAGGAAGGCTTTACAGCTACTTATTTATCCACAGATGCTAAGGTCACATTTGAAGATGGCGAAATCACACACATAACTTTAGAATTAACTGGGGATGTTCCAGATATATCTAAAGAAAAGTTTGCAGAGATCGCAAAAAAAGCAAAAGAAGTCTGTCCTATATCAAAAGTGCTTAAGGCAGAGATTTCTTTAGAAATTAAGTAA
- a CDS encoding sodium:solute symporter: MEIVDWFILVSTLAFIVLYGVYKTRGRQTSEEYIKGGDARWWTVGLSVMATQASAITFLSTPGQAYTDGMEFVQFYFGLPIAVIIICITFIPIYHRLKVYTAYEFLEKRFDLKTRSLASILFLIQRGLAAGITIYAPAIILSAVLDWELKYLNIIIGILVIIYTVSGGTKAVNVTQKQQMIVIMAGMVTAFVLIVTQLPDNVNFDNALTMAGSADKMQILDFNFSLDDRYNVWSALFGATFLMLSYFGTDQSQVQRYLSGKSVKQMRIGLLFNGLLKVPMQFFILLVGVMVFVFYQFNSTPLNFNPAAEKAVKESEFAGQYSRLESSHEEILKEKQEVQKKYATALNASNSEDIVNYELALNYLRSQEEMNRATARTLIEKADSGIETNDKDFVFIHFILHHLPKGLIGLLLAVILSAAMSSTASELNALSSTTAVDIYKRYSKEEKDDDHYVNMNKWFTLMWGLIAIFFASFVSLFDNLIQLVNFIGSIFYGTILGIFLVAFYLKRIKGQAVFIAACISQVIVATCAILHEFVEGIEILPFLWLNPLGAFLTIGMAFLFSLLNKEDRIPFEFQKS, from the coding sequence ATGGAAATAGTTGATTGGTTCATACTCGTCAGTACGCTTGCCTTTATAGTACTTTACGGAGTTTATAAAACTCGAGGAAGACAGACCAGTGAAGAATACATCAAAGGTGGTGACGCTCGTTGGTGGACTGTTGGTCTTTCGGTAATGGCTACCCAAGCAAGTGCCATTACTTTTTTAAGTACTCCCGGACAAGCCTATACCGATGGAATGGAGTTTGTTCAATTCTATTTTGGACTTCCCATCGCAGTCATTATCATCTGTATCACTTTTATCCCTATTTACCATAGACTTAAAGTCTACACTGCTTACGAATTTCTAGAAAAAAGGTTTGACCTTAAAACCAGATCTCTTGCCTCTATCCTATTTTTGATCCAACGTGGTCTCGCCGCTGGAATTACCATCTATGCCCCAGCTATCATTTTAAGTGCCGTACTGGATTGGGAATTAAAATACCTCAATATAATTATAGGTATTCTTGTCATCATTTATACGGTTTCTGGTGGGACTAAAGCCGTTAACGTGACTCAAAAGCAACAAATGATTGTCATCATGGCCGGGATGGTAACTGCCTTTGTCCTTATCGTTACTCAATTGCCAGATAACGTCAATTTTGATAATGCACTCACCATGGCAGGAAGTGCTGACAAAATGCAAATTCTAGACTTTAATTTCTCTTTAGATGATCGCTATAATGTATGGAGCGCACTTTTTGGAGCTACTTTTTTAATGTTGAGCTATTTTGGAACTGATCAGTCTCAGGTACAACGCTATCTGTCTGGGAAATCTGTTAAACAAATGCGTATCGGACTGCTATTTAATGGACTGCTTAAAGTACCCATGCAGTTTTTTATTCTCCTGGTAGGTGTCATGGTTTTTGTTTTTTATCAATTCAACTCCACACCGTTAAACTTCAACCCTGCAGCAGAAAAAGCAGTAAAAGAAAGCGAATTTGCTGGTCAGTACAGCAGACTTGAGTCCAGTCATGAAGAAATATTAAAAGAAAAACAAGAGGTTCAAAAAAAGTATGCCACGGCACTAAACGCCTCTAATTCTGAGGATATAGTCAATTATGAATTGGCTTTGAATTATCTGAGATCTCAAGAAGAAATGAATAGAGCTACGGCACGTACCCTTATTGAAAAGGCAGACAGTGGTATTGAAACTAACGATAAGGATTTTGTATTTATACACTTTATATTGCATCATTTACCTAAAGGGCTTATAGGTTTATTGCTTGCAGTTATATTAAGTGCTGCAATGAGTTCTACAGCGTCAGAATTAAATGCTTTAAGTTCCACGACTGCTGTAGATATCTATAAAAGATACAGCAAGGAAGAAAAAGACGATGATCATTACGTGAATATGAACAAGTGGTTCACGCTTATGTGGGGCCTTATAGCTATCTTCTTTGCCAGTTTTGTTTCTTTATTTGACAACTTGATACAACTGGTCAATTTTATAGGATCAATTTTTTACGGAACTATTTTAGGAATTTTCTTGGTCGCTTTTTACTTGAAAAGAATAAAAGGACAAGCCGTTTTTATAGCAGCTTGTATTTCACAAGTCATTGTTGCTACTTGTGCCATTTTACATGAATTTGTGGAAGGTATTGAAATCCTTCCATTCCTATGGTTGAATCCGTTAGGAGCATTTTTAACCATAGGAATGGCCTTTTTGTTTAGTTTATTAAATAAGGAAGATCGCATTCCTTTTGAATTTCAAAAGAGCTAG